The Dehalococcoides mccartyi CG5 genome contains the following window.
TGCCCGGTAAAGGCTATCAATATGGAGGTTTCCAGAGGCGAGGACCGCAAGCTTAAGGTTGACCATATGTCTATAGACTTTGGGTTATGCATCTTTTGCGGGCTGTGTGTTGAATCATGCCCCACTAAAAACGCTATTTACATGGGCTGCGGCTACGAAACCACAACCTACCGCTGTACAAATGTTGAAAAGGCGGAAGGTCAAAGTTTCTCAGAATGCCGTTGCCGTGAGCTGATACTGACAGGTGATGAACTTGGCCCTTCGGAAACACGGGTACTTAGCGGATACGACCGCCCTGATGCC
Protein-coding sequences here:
- a CDS encoding NuoI/complex I 23 kDa subunit family protein — protein: MSVLSNTGGGILKGMRLTFKHLFRPWITVQYPEEKLAMSKRIRGNQVIWVKETCIACLACARACPVKAINMEVSRGEDRKLKVDHMSIDFGLCIFCGLCVESCPTKNAIYMGCGYETTTYRCTNVEKAEGQSFSECRCRELILTGDELGPSETRVLSGYDRPDAAEKLPLQTLLINKKGYFER